Proteins found in one Physeter macrocephalus isolate SW-GA chromosome 17, ASM283717v5, whole genome shotgun sequence genomic segment:
- the LGI4 gene encoding leucine-rich repeat LGI family member 4 isoform X2: protein MHNPARVRLGCHIAMGCLRGKGHPFSSPGRDENRENVPSACLWVTSFMNGQRQASDMRPRPAGLRDRRQMPGAGTHAHTHTVGLEWRRRPLPKLLVGAGHGVETQAHVTPHLGLLYPQTMTQPDLHPTHEGERCWAEHSYSALCEGSLDLPESFSPTLLSLSLVRTGVTQLKAGSFLRVPSLHLLFIEDNEIGSISKNALRGLRSLTHLSLANNHLETLPRFLFRGLETLTHVDLRGNPFQCDCRVLWLLQWIPTVNASVGTGACAGPAALAHMQLHHLDPKTFKCRAIELSWFQTVGESALGVEAFSYQGEPHVVLAQPFAGRCLILTWDYSLQRFRQEEELSAPSVVSCKPLVLGRRLFVLAARLWGGSQLWARPGPDLRLAPLQALAPRRLLRPNDAELLWLDGQPCFVVADASKAGSTTLLCRDGPGFYPRQSLHAWHRDTDAEALELDGRPHLLLASASQRPVLFHWFGGRFERRTDIPEAEDVYATRHFQASGDVFLCLTRYIGDSMVMRWDGSMFRLLQQLPSRGAHVFQPLLIARDQLAILGSDFAFSQVFRLEPDRGLLEPLQELGPPALVAPRAFAHITMAGRRFLFAACFKGPTQIYQHHELDLSA from the exons ATGCACAACCCTGCCCGGGTGAGGCTGGGCTGCCACATTGCCATGGGCTGCCTCCGTGGGAAAGGccaccccttctcctctcctggaAGAGATGAGAACAGGGAAAACgtcccctctgcctgcctctgggTGACATCTTTCATGAACGGACAACGCCAGGCGAGTGACATGAGGCCCAGGCCAGCGGGGCTGAGAGATAGAAGACAGATGCCAGGGGCAGgaacgcacgcacacacacacacagtggggcTGGAATGGAGACGACGCCCACTCCCCAAACTTCTGGTTGGAGCAGGACATGGGGTGGAGACCCAGGCACACGTTACTCCTCATCTGGGCCTCCTGTACCCCCAAACAATGACGCAACCCGACCTACACCCTACACAC GAGGGAGAACGCTGCTGGGCTGAACACTCTT ACAGTGCCCTGTGTGAGGGCTCCCTGGACCTGCCCGAGAGCTTCTCCCCGACCCTGCTGTCGCT CTCACTCGTTAGGACTGGAGTCACCCAGCTGAAGGCCGGCAGCTTCCTGAGGGTACCGTCACTGCACCTGCT CTTTATCGAAGACAATGAGATTGGCTCCATCTCTAAGAACGCTCTCAGAGGACTCCGCTCACTCACACACCT AAGCCTGGCCAATAACCATCTCGAGACCCTCCCCAGATTCCTGTTCCGAGGCCTGGAGACCCTGACTCACGT GGACCTCCGCGGGAACCCGTTCCAGTGTGACTGCCGTGTCCTCTGGCTGCTGCAGTGGATACCCACCGTGAACGCCAGCGTGGGGACTGGGGCCTGTGCCGGCCCCGCCGCCCTGGCCCACATGCAGCTCCACCACCTCGACCCCAAGACGTTCAAGTGCAGAGCCATAG AGCTATCCTGGTTCCAGACGGTTGGCGAGTCAGCGCTGGGCGTAGAGGCTTTCTCCTACCAAGGGGAGCCCCACGTCGTCCTGGCACAGCCCTTTGCCGGCCGCTGCCTGATCCTGACCTGGGACTACAGCCTGCAGCGCTTCCGGCAGGAGGAAGAGCTGTCTG CGCCCTCGGTGGTGTCCTGCAAGCCGCTGGTGCTGGGCCGGCGCCTCTTTGTGCTGGCCGCCCGCCTGTGGGGAGGCTCGCAGCTGtgggcccggcccggccccgacCTGCGCCTGGCCCCGCTGCAGGCCCTGGCTCCACGGCGGCTGCTGCGGCCCAATGATGCCGAGCTCCTGTGGCTGGACGGGCAGCCCTGCTTCGTGGTGGCCGACGCCTCCAAGGCGGGCAGCACCACGCTGCTGTGCCGGGACGGGCCCGGCTTCTACCCGCGCCAGAGCCTGCACGCCTGGCACCGGGACACGGATGCCGAGGCCCTCGAGCTGGACGGCCGGCCCCATCTGCTGCTAGCCTCCGCCTCGCAGCGGCCCGTGCTCTTCCACTGGTTTGGGGGCCGCTTCGAGAGGCGCACGGACATCCCCGAGGCCGAGGACGTCTACGCCACGCGCCACTTCCAGGCCAGCGGAGACGTGTTCCTGTGCCTGACACGCTACATCGGGGACTCCATG GTCATGCGCTGGGATGGTTCCATGTTTCGCCTGCTGCAGCAGCTTCCCTCTCGCGGCGCCCACGTCTTCCAGCCACTGCTCATCGCCAGGGACCAGCTGGCTATCCTGGGCAGCGACTTCGCCTTCAGCCAGGTCTTCCGCCTTGAGCCTGACAGGGGGCTCCTGGAGCCACTGCAGGAGCTGGGGCCCCCAGCCTTGGTGGCCCCCCGTGCCTTTGCCCATATCACCATGGCCGGCAGACGCTTTCTCTTCGCTGCTTGCTTCAAGGGCCCCACACAGATCTACCAGCATCACGAGTTAGACCTCAGTGCCTGA